One stretch of Podospora pseudoanserina strain CBS 124.78 chromosome 4, whole genome shotgun sequence DNA includes these proteins:
- a CDS encoding hypothetical protein (EggNog:ENOG503P93Z) has protein sequence MAREGTRSSTGNSKPRVFQTVDTAPAVKRTTKPKAAKGETKGAKPTGVTKKKAAPKKETVAKKAKAAVKKAAPKKAAEKAEKTEKADKPEKAEKAEKAEKVEKVEKAEKPKTTTKKKEAAAAK, from the exons ATGGCTCGTGAAGGAACCCGTTCGTCCACCGGCAACTCCAAGCCGCGTGTCTTTCAGACTGTCGACACCGCTCCTGCCGTGAAGAGGaccaccaagcccaaggctGCGAAGGGGGAGACCAAGGGCGCCAAACCCACCGGTGtaaccaagaagaaggccgccccCAAGAAGGAGACTGTTGCGAAGAAG gccaaggctgctgtcaagaaggccgcgcccaagaaggccgccgagaaggccgagaagacGGAGAAGGCCGACAAGCCCgagaaggctgagaaggctgaaaaggccgagaaggttgagaaggTCGAGAAAGCTGAGAAG CCCAAGACAAcaaccaagaagaaggaggctgctgctgccaaatAA